From Nicotiana tabacum cultivar K326 chromosome 20, ASM71507v2, whole genome shotgun sequence, one genomic window encodes:
- the LOC142174482 gene encoding uncharacterized protein LOC142174482 produces MPSVRAQIEGIEGRLVGVLDVARLVNFPLASELLHNYHIYYIIRVAVCLYFLTIVPEISLREIELVADEFVRVDPIADMARTCTPSSARRGAGQGASRGGGQAGAHQTRAQTSRQDAPQPEVVTRASIEPQKFIQRCEKILSTLGLKETRGVEFATFLFSGSAESWWNLVQRGRRAGLPPITWLEFSAMFMDRFVTLSKRDDMRCQFEQLRQGSMTVTEYEAKFTDLASYAPFLVADEHEKVRRFVDGLGHRYWGSMVRDVQGGSYKEVVDTALRYESYQEKDRTERESKRARSAGGFSGALSGSKSGFNHGQSRPSQSESVVQSSRNGACFTCGQKGHIVKYCPRGYSSTSHATPQPQRTVTSTQTHPVRAAPHVAPGQGQQGAQTAQEAGGPPRFFAMAKQDAKASNAVVTCIITIGSYGAYALINPGSTYPYVSPSFSIYLEREVESLNVPYIVVTPVGETISMDRVYRDCVIFIQSRDTVVDLLVLPMSDFDVIMGMYWLVSCYASVDCHSKLICFDFPGEPCLLWKGITPLTQGKIISYVKAHRMINNGCLDFIATVHDTRLEDVTIDSVPVVREFANVFPEDLLGLPPMREIEFSIDLVLGTQLISSPPYRMAPAELRELKVQLQELLYKGLIRPISFLGHVVSRDGIQVDPKKIEVVQDWPRPTTPTEIRSFLGLAGYYRRFVEGFSRIATPFTRLTQNGVAFWWSNECEESFQKLKTAFTTTPILTLPTSAGGFTIYCDASRVSLGCVLMQNDKVVAYVSRQLKNHEKNYPTHDLELAAIVFALKIWRHYLYGVLRWHGRLCIPMVGDVKQLILEEAYNSCYSIHPGATKMYQDLRELYWWKVGWFEPGETQLLGPDLVQQALEKVALIRERLRTTQSRQKSYADKRVRDLEFMKGEKVFLKVSPMKGVMRFGRKGKLSPRRYVRDDSHKIQPEDVELDENLTYKESLIAILDRQVRQLRSKKVASVKVLWRNHPTEEATWESEADMQRKYPQLFEISVCLYFLTLVIEIPLQEIELVADEFVRVDPIAEIQVHHSSLAISCASAVVTETSSFIINNYNSIVQEFDVFHVQ; encoded by the exons ATTGAGGGCATTGAAGGCCGTTTGGTTGGTGTTCTAGACGTTGCAAGGTTGGTGAACTTCCCATTAGCGAG TGAGTTATTGCATAATTATCATATTTACTATATCATTCGTGTTGCagtgtgtttgtattttctaacaaTTGTTCCAGAG ATATCGTTGCGGGAGATAGAGCTAGTGGCTGACGAGTTTGTTCGAGTGGATCCTATTGCTGAC atggctagGACATGCACACCTTCATCTGCTAGACGTGGTGCTGGACAGGGTGCTTCccgaggtggtggtcaggctGGAGCTCATCAGACTAGAGCTCAGACTAGTAGACAGGATGCTCCTCAGCCTGAAGTTGTGACACGG GCTTCTATTGAGCCCCAGAAGTTCATTCAGCGTTGTGAGAAGATACTATCTACTTTGGGGCTGAAGGAGACTCGAGGGGTGGAATTTGCCACTTTTCTATTTTCAGGATCTGCAGAGTCATGGTGGAATTTAGTTCAGAGAGGTAGACGAGCAGGGTTGCCACCTATTACTTGGTTAGAGTTTTCAGCTATGTTTATGGATAGGTTCGTTACACTAAGCAAGCGAGATGACATGAGATGTCAGTTCGAGCAACTGCGTCAGGGCAGTATGACAGTTACAGAGTATGAGGCTAAGTTCACTGACTTAGCGAGTTATGCACCTTTTCTAGTTGCAGATGAGCATGAGAAGGTGAGGAGGTTCGTGGATGGGCTCGGGCATCGTTATTGGGGTTCTATGGTTAGGGATGTTCAAGGTGGTTCGTACAAAGAGGTAGTTGACACTGCTCTTCGTTATGAGTCCTATCAGGAGAAGGACAGGACCGAGCGAGAAAGTAAAAGGGCTCGTAGCGCCGGCGGGTTTAGTGGAGCTCTATCTGGGAGCAAGAGTGGTTTTAATCATGGGCAGTCCAGACCTTCTCAGTCAGAGTCAGTGGTGCAGTCTTCTAGGA AtggggcttgttttacttgtggtcaAAAAGGACATATTGTTAAGTATTGTCCAAGAGGATATTCTTCTACTAGCCATGCTACTCCACAGCCGCAGAGAACGGTTACTAGTACACAAACTCACCCAGTTAGAGCCGCCCCGCATGTTGCTCCTGGACAGGGTCAACAGGGTGCACAGACTGCTCAGGAAGCAGGTGGACCGCCAAGATTCTTTGCTATGGCCAAACAGGATGCCAAGGCATCTAATGCAGTAGTCACATGTATTATCACTATCGGTTCTTATGGGGCTTACGCTCTTATTAATCCTGGTTCTACGTATCCATATGTATCTCCATCTTTTTCCATATACTTAGAACGAGAAGTTGAGTCTCTTAATGTGCCTTATATTGTGGTGACCCCAGTAGGGGAGACTATATCTATGGATAGAGTCTATAGAGACTGTGTGATATTTATTCAGAGTAGGGACACCGTAGTTGATCTACTAGTGTTGCCTATGTCTGACTTTGATGTGATTATGGGTATGTATTGGTTAGTGTCATGTTATGCTTCAGTTGATTGTCATTCCAAGCTGATATGTTTTGATTTTCCAGGAGAACCATGTTTATTGTGGAAAGGCATAACTCCTCTGACTCAGGGAAAGATAATATCCTATGTAAAAGCCCATCGAATGATTAataatgggtgtttggattttattGCTACCGTTCATGATACACGCTTGGAGGATGTTACTATTGATAGTGTACCAGTTGTTCGAGAATTTGCTAATGTGTTTCCAGAAGACTTACTCGGGCTGCCTCCGATGAGAGAGATTGAgttcagtattgatttggtgctaggAACTCAACTTATCTCTAGtcctccataccgtatggctccagcGGAGTTGAGAGAATTAAAGGTTCAACTTCAAGAGCTACTTTATAAGGGATTGatcaggccta TTTCCTTTTTGGGACATGTGGTGTCACGAGATGGGattcaagttgatccaaagaagatagaggtagttcaAGATTGGCCTCGTCCCACTACTCCTACAGAGATACGTAGCTTCTTAGGCCTAGCCGGATATTATAGAAGGTTTGTTGAGGGTTTCTCAAGGATAGCCACTCCATTTACTCGATTGACTCAGAATGGTGTTGCATTTTGGTGGTCAAATGAGTGTGAAGAAAGTTTTCAGAAATTGAAGACCGCGTTTACTACAACTCCGATTTTGACACTACCTACAAGTGCAGGGGGTTTTACcatttattgtgatgcgtctcgagTTAGTTTGGGTTGTGTTCTGATGCAGAATGACAAGGTAGTAGCTTATGTTTCTCGACAGCTGAAGaaccatgaaaagaattatccaactcatgacttgGAATTGGCTGCGATCGTAtttgcacttaagatatggcgtcACTATCTTTATG GTGTGTTACGATGGCATGGTAGATTATGTATCCCCATGGTGGGTGATGTAAAgcagttgattcttgaagaggcttATAACTCCTGTTACTCTAtccatccaggtgctacaaaaatgtatcaagaCTTGCGTGAATTGTACTGGTGGAAAG ttggatggtttgaacctgGTGAAACACAACTATTGGGTCCGGATTTGGTTCAGCAGGCTTTGGAGAAAGTTGCATTGATACGAGAACGACTTCGGACAACTCAAAGTAGACAAAAATCCTACGCAGATAAAAGAGTTCGTGATTTGGAGTTCATGAAAGGAGAAAAAGTCTTTTTGAAGGTATCCCCTATGAAAGGTGTCATGAGATTTGGGCGCAAAGGTAAGCTAAGTCCGAG aaGATATGTCCGTGATGATAGTCATAAGATTCAACCAGAAGATGTGGAGCTTGatgagaacttaacatataaagAAAGTCTGATagctattcttgataggcaagtgcGACAATTGAGGTCGAAAAAGGTTGCTTCAGTGAAAGTATTATGGCGTAACCATCCAACGGAGGAAGCTACGTGGGAGTCTGAAGCAGATATGCAAAGAAAGTACCCTCAGTTGTTTGAAATATCAG tgtgtttgtattttctaacacttgttaTAGAG ATACCGTTGCAGGAGATAGAGCTAGTGGCTGACGAGTTTGTTCGAGTGGATCCTATTGCTGAG atccaggtacatcatTCCAGCCTCGCTATTAGTTGTGC